Proteins encoded together in one Verrucomicrobiia bacterium window:
- a CDS encoding CsgG/HfaB family protein, with the protein MNRKLIFYSALAFAILAVCFGVSHYANSPTTLPPITPGDFAVKSPATEQPAVQSTPSKHIRLAVGGLGFSNDVQNRTLGDLIDTAMSSAPGFELVERQELNAVLREAELNVSGLVRAQDAVRVGKLLKADWFLLGTISAAGTNRAIIARLVESRTGIMRDVGVFPFHDIGPDLASALAEFVRRSRDNPGNEKPREYLAIGTFRDLSVNNRLAHLPEELRSRLVEEFRNSPVTLLEREYVETLRNEINLDLAGLTDTPQGNSLAAMPSAFWLVEGYYQSYENSRLEVELELQVRGAYGPSTNVLIREAAGEPLFQKVKNEVSLAMQNKAILFVPTRSREASFQMEAGRELAGMLFPAFLVGNYGFADFQSDSQEQAIRVRNLDEAIKAYQTVLLLEPGNRQAKMGLAWCFINPLISEADEAREIYREILEEKTNDQWTSQAQLCIQYSFQDGSASGAEKAKWYGKALAASTNRDAAEFFSREANIAKRDLTITSGDTGSAKSLAEQRLIDELKLFDAGRRYSRDMGLNDFTNAYGADHAGALQALNRILPKLKEAASNTVPYLLASLVAVQDDTNAPVIGEFKLEMSRQVAHPHRAQVSTTFWNHIRWTAHEWAVDHKAYNFAADIMSAKINANIQNQKKESYSDSERDEDNMTLAYDYLSGQSWPQALKIFEGWSNEPVSMGNSGLWGEAFSVVQTSERANYCRRKMGVPEIHDPREFTMEWSKVCFCGDFRPELEEHSSGTFAAGDGGLWFADRGILTSVSYGLRTNFLVPLGVAPDVAITQICMGASNLWIGTGGGGLIEFDKSSHRLRRLTDADGLLMSYISSLELSGNTLWIGYGNVNGGGLGRINLQTHEITSFTPSLAAHLRAAVPKSAVTSLATAPDGELWLYAYNGGIIRHGTKETDWQPEGGFPGAGTLASDFRNLYHGNTLNYEKGKDLGVRIRSFDTGNVTNIPPVKGLPNQQVTVLKPAEGDLWIGGMGYIAVLDLSRNEIRKLAYVKGRNVQKIQLGGGYIWALVGPGLLRAPIP; encoded by the coding sequence ATGAACCGCAAACTTATTTTTTATTCGGCTCTTGCCTTTGCCATTCTCGCGGTTTGCTTTGGGGTGAGCCATTACGCGAACTCCCCGACCACTTTACCTCCGATAACGCCTGGCGATTTTGCCGTAAAGTCTCCGGCGACGGAGCAACCTGCCGTCCAGTCCACTCCCAGCAAGCACATTCGCCTGGCGGTCGGCGGCCTTGGTTTTTCAAATGATGTGCAAAACCGGACGTTGGGCGATCTGATTGATACCGCGATGAGTTCTGCCCCCGGATTTGAACTGGTCGAGCGGCAGGAACTGAATGCGGTTTTGCGCGAGGCGGAACTGAATGTCTCGGGTTTGGTTCGCGCGCAGGACGCGGTTCGCGTCGGAAAACTTTTAAAAGCGGATTGGTTTCTGCTCGGGACTATCAGTGCGGCGGGCACCAATCGAGCGATCATAGCCCGGTTGGTCGAATCCCGGACGGGAATCATGCGCGATGTGGGCGTGTTTCCATTTCATGATATTGGTCCCGATTTGGCGTCCGCCCTGGCGGAATTCGTTCGACGCAGCCGGGACAACCCTGGAAACGAAAAACCGCGGGAGTATCTGGCCATCGGGACATTCCGTGACCTCAGTGTCAACAATCGCCTGGCGCATCTGCCCGAAGAATTACGTTCAAGGCTGGTGGAGGAATTTCGAAATTCGCCGGTCACTCTTCTTGAGCGGGAATATGTCGAAACGCTTCGAAACGAAATCAATCTGGATTTGGCCGGCCTCACGGACACACCTCAAGGCAATTCACTGGCGGCAATGCCATCGGCGTTCTGGCTGGTGGAGGGCTATTATCAATCTTACGAAAACTCAAGGCTTGAGGTTGAACTTGAACTCCAGGTGCGCGGCGCGTACGGCCCCAGCACAAACGTCCTCATTCGCGAAGCAGCCGGGGAGCCTTTGTTCCAGAAGGTAAAAAATGAAGTCAGTCTGGCCATGCAAAACAAGGCCATCCTCTTTGTGCCCACGAGAAGCCGGGAAGCCAGCTTCCAAATGGAAGCAGGGCGGGAACTGGCCGGAATGCTATTTCCCGCCTTCCTCGTGGGCAATTATGGCTTTGCTGATTTTCAAAGTGATTCGCAGGAGCAAGCTATACGGGTGCGAAATTTGGACGAGGCGATCAAAGCCTATCAAACGGTTTTGCTTCTGGAACCGGGAAATCGCCAGGCAAAAATGGGTCTGGCCTGGTGTTTCATCAATCCCTTGATCTCCGAGGCAGATGAGGCGCGCGAAATTTATCGCGAAATCCTTGAGGAAAAAACCAACGATCAGTGGACATCGCAGGCTCAGCTTTGCATTCAATATTCCTTTCAGGATGGATCTGCTTCGGGAGCGGAAAAAGCCAAATGGTATGGAAAGGCATTGGCGGCGAGCACCAACCGTGACGCCGCGGAATTTTTTTCCCGCGAAGCCAATATCGCCAAGCGAGACTTGACTATCACAAGCGGCGATACCGGCTCCGCAAAATCCCTGGCTGAGCAACGCCTGATAGATGAATTAAAATTATTCGATGCGGGCAGGCGTTATTCGCGTGACATGGGACTGAATGATTTTACGAACGCCTACGGCGCTGATCATGCGGGCGCGCTCCAAGCACTCAATCGGATTTTGCCAAAATTAAAGGAGGCCGCATCCAACACAGTTCCCTATTTGCTCGCCTCGCTCGTGGCGGTTCAAGACGACACGAACGCACCCGTGATCGGTGAATTCAAACTGGAGATGTCGCGCCAGGTGGCTCATCCGCATCGGGCGCAGGTTAGCACGACATTTTGGAACCATATACGTTGGACGGCTCACGAGTGGGCCGTGGATCATAAAGCCTACAATTTCGCGGCCGATATCATGTCGGCCAAGATCAATGCCAATATCCAAAATCAAAAAAAAGAGTCCTATTCTGATAGCGAGCGCGACGAAGACAACATGACTTTGGCCTATGATTATTTGTCGGGCCAAAGCTGGCCCCAAGCTTTGAAAATTTTTGAAGGCTGGTCGAACGAACCGGTTTCAATGGGAAACTCCGGTTTATGGGGAGAAGCGTTTTCGGTCGTCCAGACGAGTGAACGCGCCAATTATTGCCGGCGAAAAATGGGCGTGCCGGAAATTCACGATCCCCGGGAATTTACGATGGAGTGGAGCAAGGTATGTTTTTGCGGCGATTTCAGGCCGGAGCTTGAGGAGCATTCTTCAGGCACTTTCGCCGCCGGGGACGGCGGTCTTTGGTTCGCCGATCGGGGAATATTAACGAGTGTCAGTTACGGTTTGCGGACAAACTTTCTCGTCCCATTGGGGGTAGCTCCCGATGTAGCGATCACACAGATTTGCATGGGCGCTTCCAATTTGTGGATCGGCACGGGCGGCGGTGGCTTGATCGAATTTGACAAATCAAGCCATCGGTTGCGCCGTCTGACCGATGCAGATGGCCTTTTGATGAGTTATATTTCTTCTTTGGAGCTTTCCGGAAATACTTTGTGGATTGGTTATGGCAACGTCAATGGAGGCGGCTTGGGAAGAATTAATCTGCAGACCCACGAGATAACTTCATTTACGCCTTCACTCGCGGCGCATCTGAGAGCCGCCGTCCCGAAGTCGGCGGTGACTTCTTTGGCCACTGCTCCCGATGGCGAACTCTGGTTATACGCGTACAATGGCGGGATAATAAGACATGGGACCAAGGAAACGGATTGGCAACCGGAAGGGGGTTTTCCCGGCGCCGGGACACTCGCGAGCGACTTCAGAAACTTATACCACGGAAACACTTTGAATTATGAAAAAGGAAAAGATTTGGGAGTGCGCATTCGCAGCTTCGATACCGGGAATGTGACAAATATTCCGCCGGTAAAGGGTTTGCCGAATCAGCAGGTCACGGTGCTCAAACCCGCGGAAGGCGACCTTTGGATTGGTGGCATGGGATATATCGCGGTGCTTGACCTCTCACGAAACGAGATTCGCAAGCTTGCGTAT